The following are from one region of the Planctomycetota bacterium genome:
- a CDS encoding ABC transporter ATP-binding protein, producing the protein MLITLNRITKTYKVGEIEIPALRGVSLNIDKGEFVAVMGASGSGKTTLMNIIGFLDQPTDGQYLLEDKEVTGLNRNALAQIRNKKIGFVFQSFNLLPRTTALENVELPLFYSLGENGDALSGRQKKEKAINMLKRLGLSDRIYHHPSQLSGGQQQRVAIARALINQPPIILADEPTGNLDTKSSEEIMDVFNQFNKEGITIILITHEHDIAKYAKRLIHIRDGQIVPN; encoded by the coding sequence ATGCTTATTACTCTTAACCGTATAACTAAAACTTACAAGGTTGGCGAGATAGAAATCCCCGCTTTAAGGGGCGTTTCGCTTAATATTGATAAAGGTGAATTCGTCGCTGTCATGGGCGCTTCCGGTTCAGGGAAAACCACACTTATGAATATTATCGGATTCCTGGACCAGCCCACCGACGGGCAGTATTTACTGGAAGATAAAGAAGTGACCGGCTTAAACCGCAACGCCCTGGCTCAAATACGTAATAAGAAAATCGGCTTTGTCTTCCAGAGCTTTAATCTCCTGCCGCGCACCACCGCCCTGGAAAATGTGGAATTGCCTTTGTTTTACAGCCTGGGAGAAAATGGTGACGCCCTTTCCGGGCGACAGAAAAAAGAGAAAGCCATAAATATGCTGAAGCGCTTAGGCCTCAGCGATAGAATATACCATCACCCCAGCCAGCTTTCCGGGGGGCAGCAGCAAAGGGTGGCAATCGCCCGCGCCTTGATTAACCAACCGCCGATTATCCTGGCTGACGAGCCGACAGGAAACCTCGATACCAAATCAAGCGAAGAAATAATGGATGTCTTTAACCAGTTTAACAAGGAAGGCATCACGATAATTCTTATTACCCACGAACACGATATTGCCAAATACGCTAAAAGGCTGATACATATAAGGGACGGGCAAATCGTCCCAAATTAA